In one window of Methanoculleus chikugoensis DNA:
- a CDS encoding EhaE family protein yields MNTTFILGLAILLIGVFSVAFVRPKTYIARLINLEIPGWGLLLVMLAYDEALALMTFIAVTAISTFVIVRLMEWRDASC; encoded by the coding sequence GTGAATACCACATTCATCCTCGGTCTTGCCATCCTCCTGATCGGCGTCTTCTCCGTCGCCTTCGTGCGGCCGAAGACCTACATCGCCCGGCTGATCAACCTCGAGATCCCGGGGTGGGGCCTCCTCCTCGTCATGCTCGCCTATGACGAAGCCCTGGCGCTCATGACGTTCATTGCCGTCACCGCAATCAGCACGTTCGTCATCGTCCGCCTGATGGAGTGGAGGGATGCATCGTGCTGA
- a CDS encoding nickel-dependent hydrogenase large subunit: protein MKKTVDVSIPLGPMHPCWKEPVRLKCETAGERVLRAEVELGYMKKGIERIMQGRPWQEVMFLAERVCGICSVVHNMVFIEAMEKISDIAVPPRAAYLRVVANELDRIASHILANFSYCYTIEHETLAMYLLNTRETVLDNLERLTGSRINTAYMIPGGVRFDLLPGDAAAMLADLAKVEEEMRRHTRIFETGPLIALRSKGIGFMSREDAIRAHTVGPTARASGVEDCDLRLRHPTYRELGFTQVTRTEGDNFARVMVRFQEVFQSIDLIRKCIDTLPEGPIRGGGFCKAGETSYAGEAPRGELTYTIRTDDYGRVVDIAIRTPSVMNIEACAHAMIKDAASIADVTSTFISSDPCIACNER, encoded by the coding sequence ATGAAGAAGACTGTCGACGTCTCCATCCCGCTCGGCCCGATGCACCCTTGCTGGAAGGAGCCCGTCCGCCTCAAGTGCGAGACGGCGGGCGAGCGGGTGCTCCGCGCCGAGGTCGAACTCGGCTACATGAAGAAGGGGATCGAGCGGATCATGCAGGGCCGCCCCTGGCAGGAGGTGATGTTCCTCGCCGAACGGGTCTGCGGCATCTGCTCGGTCGTCCACAACATGGTCTTCATCGAGGCGATGGAGAAGATCAGCGATATCGCCGTCCCGCCGCGGGCGGCCTACCTCCGGGTCGTCGCGAACGAACTCGACCGGATAGCAAGCCACATCCTCGCGAACTTCTCCTACTGCTACACGATCGAGCACGAGACGCTCGCGATGTACCTCCTGAATACCCGGGAGACGGTGCTCGACAACCTGGAGCGGCTCACGGGCTCGCGGATCAACACCGCCTACATGATCCCGGGCGGCGTCCGGTTCGACCTCCTCCCCGGGGACGCCGCGGCGATGCTCGCCGACCTCGCGAAGGTGGAGGAGGAGATGAGGCGGCATACCCGGATCTTCGAGACCGGCCCGCTGATTGCGCTCAGGAGCAAAGGGATCGGGTTCATGAGCCGGGAAGATGCGATCCGCGCCCACACCGTCGGCCCCACCGCCCGGGCGAGCGGTGTCGAGGACTGCGACCTCCGCCTCCGCCACCCGACCTACCGCGAACTCGGGTTTACGCAAGTAACCCGGACGGAGGGCGACAACTTCGCCCGGGTGATGGTCCGGTTCCAGGAGGTCTTCCAGAGCATCGACCTGATAAGGAAGTGCATCGACACCCTCCCCGAAGGCCCCATCCGGGGCGGCGGGTTCTGCAAGGCGGGGGAGACGTCGTATGCCGGTGAAGCCCCCCGGGGCGAGCTGACCTACACCATCAGGACCGACGACTACGGCAGGGTGGTCGATATCGCGATCCGGACGCCGTCGGTCATGAACATCGAGGCCTGCGCCCACGCGATGATCAAGGACGCCGCGTCGATCGCCGACGTGACGTCGACGTTCATCAGCAGCGACCCCTGCATCGCGTGCAACGAGAGGTGA
- a CDS encoding NADH-quinone oxidoreductase subunit B family protein, with the protein MSILQKIKNTVRSRSIHVAYVDVGSCNGCDIEVLACLAPRYDIEQYGIYVHNNPREADVLLVIGSVTPQWVDKLREIWDKIPDPKVAVAIGNCPISGCVYARRGTLTSPPAEKYIPIAAQVPGCPPRPTEILNAILSVAPLIFKDYEEKQP; encoded by the coding sequence ATGAGCATCCTCCAGAAGATCAAGAACACCGTCCGCTCCCGGTCGATCCACGTCGCCTACGTCGACGTCGGGTCGTGCAACGGCTGCGACATCGAGGTGCTCGCCTGCCTCGCGCCGCGCTACGACATCGAGCAGTACGGAATCTACGTCCACAACAACCCCCGGGAGGCCGACGTCCTCCTGGTGATCGGCTCCGTTACCCCCCAGTGGGTGGACAAACTCCGCGAGATCTGGGATAAGATCCCGGATCCGAAAGTTGCCGTTGCCATCGGCAACTGCCCCATATCGGGATGTGTCTATGCCCGGAGAGGTACCTTGACGAGCCCACCCGCCGAGAAGTACATACCGATAGCCGCACAGGTGCCGGGCTGCCCGCCCCGCCCTACGGAGATATTGAACGCCATACTCTCGGTCGCGCCGCTGATATTCAAAGACTACGAGGAGAAACAGCCATGA
- a CDS encoding DUF2108 domain-containing protein: MILALEIAFGLIALAGALSAALLKDPYAKLIALGILVSGALPFIVDRGYLDVAIVASLIAPISTIFVLMAVRRAET, from the coding sequence ATGATCCTTGCGTTAGAGATTGCCTTCGGGCTCATCGCGCTCGCGGGCGCTCTTTCCGCCGCGCTCCTCAAGGACCCCTACGCGAAGCTGATCGCGCTCGGGATCCTGGTCTCCGGCGCCCTGCCGTTCATCGTGGACCGCGGCTACCTGGACGTCGCGATCGTGGCCTCCCTCATCGCCCCGATCTCGACGATATTCGTCCTCATGGCCGTCCGGAGGGCCGAGACGTGA
- a CDS encoding DUF1959 family protein — MTGYLYEKDLRQMKYTILTSTKHDETVRAIAERLGMSDAKLRMMLIRRFDMSLLENLESRWQMGQRHANDGDPVAEELGYELFTRFIPLVDTETMQTIYSDTTAMTQQMPFEEAIARGKARVREAIRP, encoded by the coding sequence ATGACCGGCTACCTCTACGAGAAGGATCTCCGGCAGATGAAGTACACCATCCTGACGAGCACGAAACACGACGAGACCGTCCGTGCGATTGCAGAGCGCCTCGGGATGAGCGATGCCAAACTCCGGATGATGCTGATCCGGCGGTTCGACATGTCCCTGCTTGAAAACCTCGAATCCCGGTGGCAGATGGGGCAGCGGCACGCGAACGACGGCGACCCGGTCGCGGAAGAACTCGGCTACGAACTCTTCACCCGGTTCATCCCCCTCGTGGATACGGAAACGATGCAGACGATCTACAGTGATACGACAGCAATGACACAGCAGATGCCCTTTGAAGAGGCGATCGCGAGAGGAAAAGCACGGGTCCGGGAGGCGATCCGCCCATGA
- a CDS encoding winged helix-turn-helix domain-containing protein, which yields MTACTTRQQAPVRYEIPREVVAEAIVNAVAHRDYASNGSVQVMLFADRPHGPVPANPFLAEPTISTRELAERIGITPKGIEWQVRRLRQAGRSEERRPLGNYRRQR from the coding sequence GTGACCGCCTGCACTACCCGGCAACAGGCCCCGGTGCGCTACGAGATCCCAAGAGAGGTGGTGGCGGAGGCGATCGTGAACGCCGTCGCCCACCGCGACTACGCGAGCAACGGCAGCGTCCAGGTGATGCTCTTTGCCGACCGGCCTCACGGGCCGGTGCCGGCGAACCCGTTCCTCGCCGAGCCGACCATCAGTACACGTGAACTCGCAGAGCGGATCGGCATCACGCCGAAAGGGATTGAGTGGCAGGTCCGGCGATTGAGACAGGCGGGTCGGTCCGAAGAAAGGCGGCCATTGGGAAATTATCGGAGGCAAAGATGA
- a CDS encoding ATP-binding protein → MTPIRIFVSSVQKEFAEERRALSDYIRRDPLLHRFYDVFLFEDLPASGRRPDETYLAEVDRCGIYLCLLGNEYGRADTDGRSPTEREFDRATAGGKERLVFVKGNDDSVRDPKVLALLRNIDGQLIRRRFGSVPELTAEVYASLVEHLDRTGTLRTRPFDASACVDATLDDISQEKVGEFLSRAQQSRGYALSPDTPVRKALAHLNLLDGSLPNNAAVLLFGKQPQRFLAGSEVKCLHFHGIEVSKPIPSYQIYKGTVFELVDQSLDFVLSKIACSIGTRAGGPTAPATYEVPPEAVGEAIINAIAHRDYASNASVQVMLFADRLEVWNPGQLPPSLSPEALRVPHPSIPRNPLIAEPLFLTRYIEKAGTGTLDMIEQCARAGLPPPEFRQNGEQFVQVLWRPKQDRVIGAQTGDLVGTKLGLSGDQVEVLRICVTETSISELMDVAGRTNRTKFRNSVLKPLMQAGLIEMTIPDRPRSSNQKYRITERGRALLAGRDTP, encoded by the coding sequence ATGACCCCCATCCGGATCTTCGTCAGCAGCGTGCAGAAGGAGTTCGCCGAAGAGCGGCGGGCGTTAAGCGATTACATCAGGCGGGACCCCCTGCTGCATCGTTTTTACGATGTATTCCTCTTCGAAGACCTGCCGGCTTCCGGGCGCCGGCCGGACGAGACCTATCTGGCAGAGGTGGACCGCTGCGGCATCTACCTCTGCCTGCTTGGCAACGAGTACGGTCGTGCGGATACCGACGGTCGCTCGCCCACCGAGCGGGAGTTTGATCGTGCCACTGCCGGCGGTAAAGAACGCCTGGTCTTCGTCAAAGGCAACGATGACTCGGTGCGCGACCCGAAGGTGCTTGCTCTTCTCCGCAACATTGACGGCCAGCTCATCCGCCGCCGTTTCGGCAGCGTTCCGGAGTTGACGGCGGAGGTTTATGCCAGCCTTGTCGAACACCTGGACCGCACCGGCACGCTGCGAACCCGCCCGTTTGATGCCTCCGCATGTGTTGATGCTACGCTCGACGATATCTCGCAGGAGAAGGTCGGGGAGTTTCTTTCCCGGGCTCAGCAAAGTCGAGGGTATGCCCTCAGCCCCGATACCCCGGTGCGCAAGGCGCTGGCGCACCTGAACCTGCTTGACGGGAGTCTCCCCAACAACGCGGCCGTGCTCCTGTTCGGAAAACAGCCACAGCGTTTCCTCGCCGGCTCCGAGGTCAAGTGCCTTCATTTCCACGGCATCGAGGTGAGTAAACCCATTCCCTCCTACCAGATTTACAAGGGCACTGTCTTTGAACTGGTCGATCAATCGCTTGACTTCGTACTCTCCAAGATTGCCTGTTCTATCGGCACCCGGGCCGGGGGGCCAACGGCACCGGCGACGTACGAGGTCCCCCCGGAGGCTGTGGGCGAGGCCATCATCAACGCCATTGCGCACCGGGACTATGCTTCGAACGCCTCGGTTCAGGTCATGCTCTTTGCCGACCGGCTGGAGGTGTGGAATCCCGGTCAGCTGCCGCCGTCCCTTTCGCCCGAGGCACTCCGTGTCCCGCACCCCTCTATCCCGCGCAACCCTCTCATCGCAGAGCCGCTCTTCCTGACTCGCTATATCGAGAAAGCCGGCACCGGAACCCTCGACATGATCGAGCAATGTGCCAGGGCCGGCCTGCCGCCGCCGGAATTCCGGCAGAACGGCGAACAGTTCGTCCAGGTTCTGTGGCGCCCCAAGCAAGACCGGGTGATAGGTGCTCAAACAGGGGACCTGGTGGGGACCAAGTTGGGACTAAGTGGGGACCAAGTCGAAGTGCTGCGCATCTGTGTGACGGAGACGTCGATCTCCGAACTTATGGACGTTGCAGGGAGGACGAACCGCACCAAGTTCAGGAACTCCGTACTGAAGCCACTGATGCAGGCGGGGTTGATCGAGATGACCATTCCGGACAGGCCCCGGAGCAGCAACCAGAAGTACCGGATCACCGAGAGGGGCCGTGCCCTGCTTGCCGGAAGGGATACGCCGTGA
- a CDS encoding respiratory chain complex I subunit 1 family protein — MIEYLVFAAAFGLLLLGLHRKVIARVQMRPGPPVWQEILHALKFSFKSTWVPKTASSLLYVGVVLIGIGIWSAALFVVLAGESILILFAIYMLHKVVEHGFGLSSGSPYGKFGGVRSVISAASEIPLFVTIAAIYFFTDSLLLRDIIAYQAIHGPLLLIAPPAAIAMYLVILSKLPYGPFSIVESKELVSGYKTEHFGVWRAGISVIDGLKTFVLLFAFVAIFIGAVPFSLALVIMTVVLVSLSFVCAVTPMLSPFDSVTVQGIVTLLMVGYAAVLWWVMP, encoded by the coding sequence ATGATCGAGTACCTGGTATTTGCAGCAGCATTCGGCCTCCTCCTGCTGGGGCTCCACCGGAAAGTCATCGCACGGGTACAGATGCGACCGGGCCCCCCGGTCTGGCAGGAAATCCTCCACGCCCTGAAGTTCTCGTTCAAGAGCACCTGGGTCCCGAAGACGGCGAGCAGCCTGCTCTACGTCGGGGTCGTGCTCATCGGCATCGGCATATGGAGCGCCGCGCTCTTCGTCGTCCTTGCGGGCGAGAGCATCCTGATCCTCTTTGCGATCTACATGCTGCACAAGGTCGTCGAGCACGGGTTCGGGCTCTCGTCGGGGTCGCCCTACGGGAAGTTCGGCGGCGTCCGGTCGGTCATATCCGCGGCCTCCGAGATCCCGCTCTTCGTCACGATCGCCGCGATCTACTTCTTCACGGACTCGCTCCTCCTCCGTGATATCATCGCCTACCAGGCGATCCACGGCCCGCTCCTCCTGATCGCACCGCCCGCCGCGATCGCTATGTACCTCGTCATCCTCTCGAAACTGCCCTACGGCCCCTTCTCGATCGTCGAGTCCAAAGAACTCGTGAGCGGCTACAAGACCGAGCACTTCGGTGTCTGGCGGGCCGGGATCTCCGTCATCGACGGGCTTAAGACGTTCGTCCTCCTCTTCGCGTTCGTCGCGATCTTCATCGGGGCCGTGCCGTTCTCTCTGGCCCTCGTCATCATGACGGTCGTCCTCGTATCGCTCTCGTTCGTCTGCGCGGTGACGCCCATGCTCTCGCCGTTCGACAGTGTCACTGTCCAGGGGATCGTCACCCTGCTGATGGTCGGCTACGCTGCGGTTCTCTGGTGGGTGATGCCATGA
- a CDS encoding DUF2106 family protein, whose protein sequence is MLIITRISRILSNFKNLAALFAGACILVSLIGILSLPLAFEENQLYPKTRLDPTSGLYPYDRGGVPFGTTEVICQYPENSPYAGYVTTYLTPLSLYLSENTLYIGTTIVAHPGGIIDEILYNTRGADTVVETSILFTAFAIASYLYRREEE, encoded by the coding sequence GTGCTGATCATCACGCGGATCTCACGGATCCTCTCCAACTTCAAGAACCTCGCTGCGCTCTTCGCCGGTGCGTGCATCCTCGTCTCCCTCATCGGGATCCTCTCCCTGCCGCTCGCGTTCGAGGAGAACCAGCTCTACCCGAAGACGCGGCTCGACCCCACCAGCGGGCTCTACCCCTACGACCGGGGAGGCGTGCCGTTCGGCACAACGGAGGTCATCTGCCAGTACCCGGAGAACTCGCCCTACGCGGGTTACGTCACCACCTACTTAACCCCGCTCTCACTCTACCTCTCGGAGAACACGCTCTACATCGGCACAACGATCGTCGCTCACCCGGGCGGGATCATCGACGAGATCCTCTACAACACCCGGGGGGCCGACACCGTCGTCGAGACGAGCATCCTCTTCACGGCGTTTGCGATCGCATCATACCTCTACCGGAGGGAGGAAGAATGA
- a CDS encoding DUF2109 family protein encodes MIALYVVAAIAVYAAARAILERNTGRRFPYANVLNFAVAGSLVLLLDHPITLVAAAAYFVGSTLEANAIASTYAGRMKR; translated from the coding sequence GTGATCGCGCTCTACGTTGTGGCCGCGATCGCGGTCTATGCCGCCGCACGAGCCATCCTCGAGCGGAACACCGGCCGGAGGTTCCCGTACGCGAACGTCCTGAACTTCGCCGTCGCAGGCAGCCTCGTCCTGCTGCTCGATCACCCGATCACCCTCGTTGCGGCGGCAGCCTACTTCGTCGGCTCCACGCTTGAGGCAAACGCCATCGCAAGCACCTACGCCGGGAGGATGAAGCGATGA
- a CDS encoding M48 family metallopeptidase — MHRISVNDMQVDVVRKDIKNLHLGVYPPEGRVRVAAPLRVDDEAVRLAVITKLPWIKRQQTRFRSQERQSPREYTYRETHYYLGKRYLLNVIEDAGPSRAEANKARIDLYVPVGSDAEKREQVMLKWYRKELKALLVPLITKWQDTLGVTVDDWRVKKMKTKWGSCNIEARRIWLNLELAKKPVQCLEYVVVHEMVHLLERNHTDRFRELMDQFMPQWRHYRDVLNQAPLGHETWSY; from the coding sequence ATGCACAGAATCTCCGTAAATGACATGCAGGTCGACGTGGTCCGAAAGGACATCAAGAACCTGCATCTTGGGGTATACCCTCCTGAAGGCCGGGTCAGGGTGGCGGCGCCGTTACGCGTGGACGATGAAGCGGTGCGACTGGCGGTGATCACGAAACTGCCGTGGATCAAACGGCAGCAGACCCGATTCAGGAGCCAGGAACGCCAGAGCCCGCGAGAGTACACCTACCGCGAGACACACTACTATCTCGGTAAACGCTATCTGCTAAATGTTATCGAGGATGCAGGCCCTTCCCGGGCTGAGGCTAATAAAGCAAGGATTGACCTGTATGTTCCGGTGGGAAGCGATGCCGAGAAACGAGAACAGGTCATGCTCAAGTGGTATCGCAAGGAGCTCAAAGCCCTGCTCGTGCCGCTGATCACGAAGTGGCAGGATACGCTCGGGGTAACGGTCGACGACTGGAGAGTTAAAAAGATGAAGACAAAGTGGGGCAGTTGCAACATCGAAGCCCGGCGGATCTGGCTGAATCTGGAACTCGCAAAAAAACCGGTTCAGTGCCTTGAATACGTTGTTGTGCACGAGATGGTGCACCTCCTTGAACGAAATCATACCGACCGGTTCAGAGAACTGATGGATCAGTTCATGCCACAGTGGCGGCACTATCGGGATGTGCTAAATCAGGCCCCACTGGGCCACGAGACCTGGAGTTACTGA
- a CDS encoding EhaG family protein, which translates to MIIPEYSLGLLVAFAAMGVAFFAMMRETDGFHRLLLTDLIEVVSLAFIALIGTDLAEALILPGLVVGTSELIALSEIYRIKEGYTRPPDAGLQIEVMESAPGILAALLVVYGIVLSGFSGGVVAGLGVLFYLLCRGHNERFELIETASGYSWALWIIAFFIFMILPQYWFFAVMLSGSAILVKVMAKMSLIGTMRGGPNA; encoded by the coding sequence ATGATCATCCCCGAGTACTCGCTCGGCCTCCTCGTGGCGTTCGCAGCGATGGGAGTCGCGTTCTTCGCCATGATGCGGGAGACCGACGGCTTCCACCGGCTCCTCCTCACGGACCTCATCGAGGTCGTCAGCCTCGCGTTCATCGCGCTGATCGGCACCGACCTCGCGGAGGCCCTCATCCTCCCGGGCCTTGTCGTCGGCACGTCCGAGTTGATCGCGCTCTCGGAGATCTACCGGATCAAGGAAGGCTACACGCGGCCGCCCGACGCCGGCCTGCAGATCGAGGTGATGGAGAGCGCACCCGGCATCCTTGCCGCGCTCCTCGTCGTCTACGGCATCGTCCTCTCCGGGTTCTCCGGCGGGGTCGTCGCCGGCCTCGGCGTGCTCTTCTACCTCCTCTGCCGCGGCCATAACGAGCGGTTCGAGCTGATCGAGACGGCGAGCGGCTACTCGTGGGCGCTCTGGATCATCGCGTTCTTCATCTTCATGATCCTCCCGCAGTACTGGTTCTTCGCGGTCATGCTCTCGGGCTCCGCGATCCTCGTCAAGGTCATGGCCAAGATGTCGCTCATCGGCACCATGCGGGGTGGTCCGAATGCCTGA
- a CDS encoding type I restriction endonuclease subunit R: protein MSTVGERERLTQERVVAYFRDALKYRYLGDWEHREGNSNVEEGLLAAWLTRRGYSEKIVGKVLYELGKAKAVGGSKSLYDANREVYGLLRYGVKVRPDIGEQHITVWLIDWDHPEKNDFAVAEEVTITGENSKRPDIVLYVNGIALCVLELKRSIVSVSEGIRQNLDNQKKIFIRPFFSTVQLVMAGNETEGLRYGVIETPEKYYLRWKEADAPPAAGKNPLLRELDQLCRKDRLLEIVHDFIVFDAGTKKTCRHNQYFGVKAAQERVKRREGGIIWHTQGSGKSLIMVWLAKWIREHVPGARVLLVTDRTELDDQIEKVFLGVSEDIYRTKSGADLVRVLNTDTEWLVCSLIHKFGRGDDLSDADLETYIEEIKRNLPRGFSPKGEFFVFVDECHRTQSGKLHQAMKALLPGAMLIGFTGTPLLKQDKQKSIEVFGPYIHTYKYDEAVRDGVVLDLQYEARDIDQSITSQEKIDQWFEIKTRGLTDAARAQLKKRWGTMQKVLSAQDRLEKIVADVLLDMELRDRLRSGRGNALLVTSSIYSACRFFEMFNKTDLAGRCAIITSYAPQPSDIKGEEAGEGLTERLRQYEIYRKMLAEHFDEPEDTAMYKVEQFEKEIKKRFIHEPGQMKLLIVVDKLLTGFDAPPATYLYIDKQMRDHGLFQAICRVNRLDGEDKEYGYIIDYKDLFRSLEKSIKDYTGEAFGGFDREDVSGLLKDRLEKGRERLDDALEAIRTLCEPIEPPRDTLAYQHFFCAADTTEPEALKENERKRLALYKLTAALLRAYAGLANEMHDAGYTDAEAAEIRAEVTHYDNVRKEVMRASGDYIDLKLYEPAMRHLLDTYIRAEESVKISAFDDIPLVQLLLEHGVDAVETLPPGIRRDREAVAETIENNVRKLIIDETPINPKYYEKMSELLDALIKERRAQALGYQEYLKKIVELTKQIKRPGDSARYPRTLDSPAKQALYDNLGEDEAIALAVHEAVTLTKQDDWTHNPIKTKMVRIAIKKVVQDDEELDKILELVKNQQEYA, encoded by the coding sequence ATGAGTACTGTCGGCGAGCGTGAGCGTCTCACGCAGGAGCGGGTTGTCGCTTACTTCCGCGATGCCCTCAAGTACCGTTACCTGGGCGATTGGGAACACCGCGAGGGGAACAGCAACGTCGAGGAGGGACTGCTCGCCGCGTGGCTCACGCGCCGGGGCTACAGCGAGAAGATCGTCGGGAAAGTCCTCTACGAACTCGGCAAAGCGAAGGCGGTCGGCGGGAGCAAGAGCCTCTACGACGCCAACCGTGAGGTCTACGGGCTGCTCCGCTACGGGGTGAAGGTCCGGCCCGACATCGGCGAGCAGCACATCACCGTCTGGCTCATCGACTGGGACCACCCGGAGAAGAACGACTTCGCCGTCGCCGAAGAGGTCACCATCACCGGCGAGAACAGCAAGCGCCCCGACATCGTGCTCTACGTCAACGGCATCGCTCTCTGCGTCCTCGAACTCAAGCGCTCGATCGTCTCCGTATCCGAGGGCATCCGCCAGAACCTCGACAACCAGAAGAAGATCTTCATCCGCCCCTTCTTTTCCACCGTGCAGCTCGTGATGGCCGGCAACGAGACCGAAGGGCTCCGCTACGGCGTGATCGAGACGCCGGAGAAGTACTACCTGCGCTGGAAAGAAGCCGACGCCCCGCCTGCCGCCGGAAAAAACCCGCTCCTCCGAGAACTCGACCAGCTCTGCCGGAAAGACCGCCTGCTTGAGATCGTCCACGACTTCATCGTCTTCGATGCCGGGACCAAGAAGACCTGCCGGCACAACCAGTACTTCGGGGTCAAAGCGGCACAGGAGCGCGTGAAGCGGCGCGAGGGCGGGATCATCTGGCACACCCAGGGCAGCGGCAAGAGCCTGATCATGGTCTGGCTCGCCAAATGGATCCGCGAACACGTGCCGGGCGCCCGCGTCCTGCTCGTCACCGACCGCACCGAACTCGACGACCAGATCGAGAAGGTCTTTTTAGGCGTCAGCGAGGATATCTACCGCACCAAAAGCGGTGCCGACCTCGTCCGCGTTCTCAACACCGACACAGAATGGCTGGTCTGTTCGCTGATCCACAAGTTCGGCCGTGGCGACGACCTCAGCGACGCCGATCTCGAGACCTATATCGAAGAGATCAAACGCAACCTGCCCCGGGGATTCTCCCCCAAAGGCGAGTTCTTCGTCTTCGTCGACGAATGCCACCGCACCCAGTCCGGCAAACTGCACCAGGCGATGAAGGCGCTCCTCCCTGGGGCGATGCTGATCGGGTTCACCGGCACTCCCCTACTCAAACAGGACAAACAGAAGAGTATCGAGGTCTTCGGCCCCTACATCCACACCTACAAGTACGACGAGGCCGTGCGTGACGGCGTCGTCCTGGACCTCCAGTACGAAGCCCGTGACATCGACCAGAGCATCACCTCGCAGGAGAAGATCGACCAGTGGTTCGAGATCAAGACCCGGGGCCTGACCGACGCCGCGAGAGCCCAGCTCAAGAAGCGGTGGGGAACCATGCAGAAAGTGCTCAGCGCACAGGACCGCCTGGAGAAGATCGTCGCCGACGTCCTGCTCGACATGGAACTGCGCGACCGGCTCAGGAGCGGCCGCGGGAATGCGCTCCTCGTCACCAGCAGCATCTACTCGGCCTGCCGGTTCTTCGAGATGTTCAACAAGACCGACCTTGCGGGCAGATGCGCGATCATCACCTCCTACGCGCCGCAACCTTCGGACATCAAGGGCGAAGAGGCCGGCGAAGGGCTGACCGAGAGACTGCGGCAGTACGAGATCTACCGCAAGATGCTCGCCGAACACTTCGACGAACCGGAGGACACGGCGATGTACAAGGTCGAACAGTTCGAGAAGGAGATAAAGAAGCGGTTCATCCACGAGCCCGGACAGATGAAACTCCTGATCGTCGTCGACAAACTCCTGACCGGATTTGACGCCCCGCCGGCGACCTACCTCTACATCGACAAACAGATGCGTGACCACGGCCTCTTCCAGGCGATCTGCCGCGTGAACCGCCTCGACGGCGAGGACAAGGAGTACGGCTACATCATCGACTACAAAGACCTCTTCCGGTCGCTTGAGAAGTCGATCAAGGACTACACCGGCGAGGCCTTCGGTGGCTTCGACAGAGAGGACGTATCGGGGCTGTTGAAAGACCGCCTGGAGAAAGGGCGGGAGCGACTCGACGACGCCCTTGAGGCGATCAGGACGTTGTGCGAGCCGATCGAACCTCCCCGGGACACCCTTGCGTATCAGCATTTTTTCTGTGCAGCTGATACCACCGAACCCGAGGCGCTCAAGGAGAACGAGCGCAAACGGCTTGCCCTCTACAAACTGACCGCCGCCCTCCTCCGGGCGTATGCCGGCCTGGCGAACGAGATGCACGATGCCGGATACACCGACGCCGAGGCCGCAGAGATCCGGGCCGAGGTCACCCACTACGACAACGTCCGCAAAGAAGTCATGCGAGCAAGCGGCGACTATATCGACCTGAAACTCTACGAGCCGGCCATGCGGCATCTCCTCGACACCTACATCCGCGCCGAAGAGAGCGTGAAGATATCGGCATTCGATGATATACCACTGGTTCAGCTCCTCCTTGAGCACGGTGTCGATGCCGTGGAGACGCTCCCGCCGGGCATACGGCGTGATCGCGAAGCGGTTGCGGAAACCATCGAGAACAACGTCCGCAAGTTGATCATCGACGAGACACCGATCAACCCGAAGTATTACGAAAAGATGTCCGAACTGCTGGACGCGCTGATCAAAGAACGCCGGGCGCAGGCTCTCGGGTACCAGGAATACCTCAAAAAGATCGTTGAACTGACAAAGCAGATCAAGCGCCCCGGCGACAGCGCACGGTATCCCAGGACCCTTGACAGCCCTGCAAAACAGGCTCTCTACGACAACCTCGGCGAGGACGAAGCGATCGCGCTCGCGGTCCATGAAGCGGTAACCTTGACCAAACAGGACGACTGGACGCACAACCCTATCAAAACGAAGATGGTCCGTATCGCCATCAAGAAGGTCGTCCAGGACGACGAGGAACTCGACAAGATCCTTGAACTGGTCAAAAACCAGCAGGAGTATGCTTGA